Proteins encoded in a region of the Rutidosis leptorrhynchoides isolate AG116_Rl617_1_P2 chromosome 9, CSIRO_AGI_Rlap_v1, whole genome shotgun sequence genome:
- the LOC139867554 gene encoding histidine-containing phosphotransfer protein 4-like: MERTHMHRQIANIRKSLFDQGYLDEQFILLEELQDSSNPNFVEEVVTLFYRDSARFLYNLDQALEKRPLDFNKLDSLMHQFKGSSTSIGAKKVKTECTHFKDYCNARNTEGCKRTFKQVKKEYTTLRKRLETYFQMSRQVGPIQTASRPR; the protein is encoded by the exons ATGGAAAGAACTCATATGCATAGGCAGATTGCAAACATCCGCAAATCTCTTTTCGACCAG GGATATTTGGATGAACAATTTATATTGTTGGAGGAGTTGCAAGACAGTTCTAATCCAAATTTTGTGGAGGAAGTTGTCACGTTGTTCTATCGTGATTCTGCTCGTTTTCTCTATAATCTCGATCAAGCCTT GGAAAAAAGGCCATTGGACTTCAACAAATTAGACAGTCTGATGCATCAGTTTAAGGGTAGCAGCACTAGCATTGGAGCCAAGAAGGTTAAAACTGAGTGCACCCACTTCAAAGATTATTGCAATGCTAGGAATACTGAAGG ATGCAAGAGGACATTCAAACAAGTCAAGAAAGAGTATACAACTCTTAGGAAGAGGCTTGAAACATATTTTCAG ATGTCAAGACAGGTTGGACCTATTCAGACGGCATCTCGGCCCCGATAG